A single Lactuca sativa cultivar Salinas chromosome 8, Lsat_Salinas_v11, whole genome shotgun sequence DNA region contains:
- the LOC111889933 gene encoding uncharacterized protein LOC111889933, with the protein MQNDEVIWQVLRHKHCSYMAKITAGIFCRNEYNLTGICNRSSCPLANSRYATIRDHDGVFYLYMKTIERAHMPNKLWERVKLPRNYEKALEIIDNNLMYWPKFLVHKAKQRLTKMTQMRIRMRKLALKTREKIMTTPRKEKKREARREEKAEKAAVLDKNIEKELLERLKNGTYGTEIVNAHAEAFNKFIEQFEGPEMDVNEEYEMETEFVEGEYEEEDDIEDYNGLPTGDDDDLDDGDEDDDEEDDAEVAVDRKRGRKDSKYALKKQERDAKKKKGRVLVEVEHEDTETRQKAIL; encoded by the exons ATGCAGAATGATGAGGTTATATGGCAAGTTCTCAGGCATAAACACTGCAGTTATATGGCCAA AATTACTGCTGGAATTTTTTGTCGGAATGAGTACAATTTAACTGGAATTTGTAACCGAAGCTCATGTCCACTAGCCAATAGTCGTTATGCAACCATCCGTGATCATGATG GAGTCTTTTACTtgtatatgaaaaccatagagagagctcatatgccaAACAAGCTATGGGAAAGAGTGAAACTGCCTCGCAATTACGAAAAAGCCCTTGAAATCATCGACAACAATCTG ATGTATTGGCCAAAGTTTCTTGTACACAAGGCAAAACAACGGTTGACTAAAATGACACAAATGCGTATACGCATGAGGAAGCTTGCCCTTAAAACAAG GGAAAAGATAATGACAACTCctagaaaagaaaagaagagagaaGCTAGAAGAGAGGAAAAGGCTGAAAAGGCAGCAGTATTGGACAag aATATCGAAAAGGAATTGTTAGAGCGTTTAAAAAATGGAACATATGGTACTGAGATAGTTAATGCTCATGCTGAAGCATTTAATAAGTTTATTGAACAATTTGAGGGACCAGAAATGGATGTTAATGAAGAGTACGAG ATGGAAACGGAATTTGTTGAAGGCGAGTATGAAGAGGAAGATGATATAGAGGATTACAATGGCCTTCCAACCGGTGATGATGACGATT TGGATGatggagatgaagatgatgatgaggaggatgatgctgaGGTGGCAGTGGATAGAAAGAGAGGAAGGAAAGATTCGAAATATGCTTTGAAGAAGCAGGAGAGAGATgctaagaagaagaaaggaagagTACTTGTTGAG GTTGAGCATGAAGATACAGAAACAAGGCAGAAGGCAATTTTATGA